The sequence below is a genomic window from Lolium perenne isolate Kyuss_39 chromosome 7, Kyuss_2.0, whole genome shotgun sequence.
gcttctccttcgtggagcttgtgaagtggttttggagcttgccatctccagagtggaggaaaagctaactataaggaaagggccattagccttcgtgggtttggctcggagaatagggtgagccttcgtggcattggggaatccttcgtgggacctccacccctccaaacgtgacgtaccttcttgcaaaggaagggaacacgggaatacatcctcgtctccgcgtgcctcggttatttctatacctgaGCTTTCTTtcgttgtgatagccatcgtgcttgaagtacatatatcttgctatcacttgtgctacatatatcttgtgcatatcttgcttagctctagttgttgttgttgcacttaggtgagcctagcatatttagggtttgttcttgtaaaataaacgttagtttaattccgcattcttacaagccaaatccgtaagagtttttaaaacacctattcacccccccctctaggcgacatctcgttctTTCATCCCCGAGGTTTATGCTGATACAGACAACCACCCTAGGCTTAGGACCAGCCACACAAACCGATGGACACACCGTATACGCCCAACTAACATCGACATTCGCTAGGTAAAAAAGAGGACCCAATGTGAGCACATAAACATAGCAAAGGCCAACAAAGAGAATGATGAGCGTTCAAGAGGGTGCCAAATCTAGCAATACGAGGGATGGAGGAACTATAATGGAGGTGCCTCCAAGGAGGGAAACGACGTTAAATATGTAGTTCTCGTCGGCAATTGGCAAAGCCATGAAAGTATTTTCCCAAGTTTAGTCCACACACAGAAAGCAGGCATCACCAAAAGGGCGACGAGTGTTATTATTGatgcccacaagtataggagatTACTGAAATCTTCGATggacgagcataggttaagcttggggatgttgatgcatgtaaaatgcatgcatgaactttgtagtttgttgacacatattcgcatatatttgcaacatatatgatggtatatccatattttatattgatttttggagatttaccaatgatcatctttatttggtttataactctgcaggACAGGGAAAccatgttttgtgtatttttaacTTTCAGGGACCTTAACGAAGTCAAATTGAGCTAGAATTTTGGGGATGTCAATATTTCATCAAGAGATGCATTTGGAGCGCTTGGACCTTACGAGATGTGCCAGGAGGGACAAAAGAGGTCTGGGAGCGCGCCCAGGCATGGAGGGCGCACCACTTTGACCTTCTGCTCCGTTTTCTCTTTTCCGGCAATCTCAACCGGATCCATAGTTTGATGCTTACCCTTGATGGTCCTGCCGGATCCCTGGGAAGGATCCAGGTGAACCGGAATGAGAGGAGGTGGGGCGGAGGCGAGTGGAGTGGCCATGATGGGATCCGCctgggaaggaggaggagaatacATATCTGCATAAGAGGCTTACGTTAGTAAACTAGCCGTAAACAATACATTTCATTCATTCATCCCTACGAGCTCTGATTGATAAGCTTGAGGTCGGAAAACTTACCAGCAATGGAGGTCGCGGTGGATGGACTGGCCGGCGGTGAGGTTTCGGTGCGGTGGCTCACCGTACTTAAGAACAACCGAAGCTCCGGCGAGGCGGCGCGAAGAGCTCGGAGGCGACCCAAGAGTGAGAGCGACGTGAGGGGATAAATGAATGTATTAAAGGGTTAAACCCTGGAGCGGTGATAATTATAGCCGGGAAATGAGATTCGTCcttcgcatcctgtggtcggaacgcaagcgtcgcgccgttggatgagcGACATGTGTCCTAAACCATAGCGGTAAATTCAGCAAAAGGATTAAATTACCGTTGGAATTACCCGAGAATGGAGCCTGAATTGGCGGAACCATTCGATCTCCTTGTGGGATCCGGGTAACTCTGAGGTACTTAGTTCAAAATCTGCGGGATGATTATCCAGAGAACAACTTTGAAAAATtcggtcgatggatgaagtcctgtGGGAAAAAAAGACTTTTCCGGCAAAGGAGCTGGAAAGACATTTTTGAAGTCGGAGTACTTCAAGATTTCCATAACTTCCGGGAAGCTAGCCGGAGATTACAGAGGCATGAGCAAGACGAAAGATATGGTGAACCTCGGAGAACTCTAGAGGCTACTGTTGTGGATAACCTTCCCACCCCGGTACACCTTGGTGGACCCAAACCGTATGCCATGTCAGTTCGAGAGGAAGAAATATAACTGCATAAGAACAAATTTATAACATCTGAAAAAACAAATCAGTTTCTAAGTTTGAAGACCAAATTATACCACTCCCTCTACACTGAACTACTGAAAAAAATAGGCCAAACGCTGCGATCTAGGTGGATGGCGATTGGGCGAGAAAATCTCCATGTACGTTCATCTAACCCCTTCGATTTGCATGCAACAAGATAAAAACCGCAACAGGTAGAGAATCTCAAGCATGTATTGATTAGTAAATTTGGTTgattaatgttgtgagtgattttAGAAGGAAAGGGAGTGTTGTGGGTATGATTAACACTAGTAGTTGGGGCGCCCCTTGGGGCGCCTCCTCGCTGGTCCTCTGCGTCCAAATCAATCCCAATTAGACAGCTTCTGGTGCATAAATGTCTCATTCGCAGGGCGGCATAAATGTCTCATTCGCAGGTAGCCCTGTACAAATCGAAGGTGATGAATATGAACAAATTAAAGGTTACCAGCTACAACCACACACAGTAAAACAAAACACATGATCATTTCCACTCATCCGTCGTTCTGTTTTCTCCACATTGAGCTGTTTAGAGATCGCAGACCTGTGAACATCATTATTTGGCAACGTATTTCAAGTGGAAATATTGACTGCTCTTGCACGATATACATACAACACCAGAAATTTCTTATTCACAAACATAACTGAAATGAAGAAACACATAAAAGACAACAGAACAAAACACATGATACTGCAGTATCACATTGTCATGAGGCCCTGGCATATTCTTTGAGTAGCAGGTATTGGAGGGAACATCTGAGTAGCAGGTATTGGAGGGAACATCTACGAATGCTACAACTACATACTGTCTGCGTTGTGTCAAACCCGTTCTCACCAACGAAGTCCCCCTCCTCTCAAGTGTTTGCCTTCACCTACTCCTTGTCAATAGGTCTTCAGGTTTCTCCACATCGGTATAACATGGATAAATATTTCGAACTTAGCAATCAGAGTAGCAAGTACATATTCAGCAGAATGTTAGCATAGTTGAAGTGTGGATATTTGGAAGAAGGGGCTACAAGAATAGCACGGCAAGTGTAGTGCTGTTCTTTAGCCACAAGGATGCAAGTTGCAGATGGCTCACAAGTCAAAGTAACATTTATACCATTCGTTGCAACATCATGTTCCATTGTTAGCTGATTGCATTGAGAAAGTGAGATATGCGGAGATACACACAAATATAATGTTCGAAAGGGGAATGTTACAGGAGTCATTTTCCAAAAAATGAAAACTTTAGCAATACAATTACAGAAAAGTAAATAAACTAAATTATTTATGAGCCCAAATAAAGCGTCAAGTCGTCTAGCTTCTACAATCTGGATTTAAGCCTAGTATAATCATTAGTAGTGGTAAGGCAGAAGCATTTAAAAAAGGATCTTTGTTGGCATATAAAATGCAATCAACATTCAATCATACATAACTATTTCTAGGTAATCATCTACACCACCAATCCTAACAATAATGACAGCTCCATTGTTGGAAGCAGCAGAGTGTCCTATCGGTCCTAACACAGTTCCTAGAGAAATATAGGACTGAAACGATACTGGGACCTAGTACTACAGTGCATGATACATCAGTTCTGTATAAGGTTgactacacacacacacaaaatgcAACGTAAAAGTTGAGACATCCTTCTTACTTGTTCTTTCTAGAAGTTAACTATGTAGCATCAGAAGCTTTATATTAGTCACCGAATGCACCATGTAGCAGGATACATTGAAATATTAAAATGTAGTGTTAGGCCTAACCATCAGCGATtgattgcacatcctcaaacctgaAATGTCTCCTCTTTAAAAAATATAAATCAAACTTTGGCCTGGGTGATTTCTATTCCTCTTGTCAAGCACATAAATGTTTGTGTCAAGAAAACAATAGGTAAAAAGAGGACATTTCAAAATGCAACATCAAAGAATCTTGTCATTTACCATGCATTACTGAGTTAATTAATCTTACATGGTTCACATATTTTAGTATGGCGTCAAGGAAAATGCAGAGAAAGCAGTAACTGACAGGTAACACAAGCTATTTGTGGGTTCATAATCAACAAGACAAGTAGTCGGTAAAGGCCGTTACCCCCACTTTTCGAAGATAATTACACGATAACCTTCAGTACCTTCTTCCCACCTCCAAAACCAATTCAGAGAATAAGCCACTGTAAGCTACGAAGAAACTGTTGAAACAATGCAGTACAATCTGCACACAATTAGACATTATTTTCGCTCCAACAAATTATGCTATAAGCATTAAAGAAACCGATACCGTAAAAGCGTGTCTGAGATAGGAGGTAACTCTTTTTGCCTCGACGATGAGAAATATACTATCCATGAACTTGGTGTCCAGTGTCTTGTGCTGCGACCAACAAAAACAACAAGAACATAATAGAATGGCCAAGATCAATCATCCATGTTATCTGAAGGAAATCCTCGAACGGCGGGAAAGATATATATACCATCCAGAGGTCCATGGCCTTGACGGCCGTGCCATCGGGGAGGCGGATGGCATCCTAGTGCACCGCGAGCTTGGCGTCATCTTTTCTGTTACCATTGACCAGCAGCACTGCCATCCTATACCACGAGGCACAACTCAGATCTGCATAGCACATCATACAACCTCAGTTCAACAACGTCATGTATATATTCAGTTTACAATTCGTTACAATGTAGGAAGTTTCAACAAGCTCGTTCACCGTTTTACCTATTGACTCCCCTGCATCCAAAGTTTCTTCCCTTGAACGGCAAGACGATCTGCGCCAACACCATCATCAGTTTAAACCGTCCATCAGTTGCATTGAGGCCCCATGTGAGGACCGAAGAAATATTATGAGACAAGGAAAAAAAAGGGATCGCTACCTATCTTCCCACATGAAGATCATCAGTTGCATTGAGGCCAGTAGGACACCTACTTGAGCGTTCATGGGGAGCTCACCCTGCTCTGCACCCTAAATTTGCGCCCCTGTAGGTGGCCCTCGTCAAAAGGGGGAGAAAGGAGGAGGCAAAATCTGCACCAACCTCAACATCTTGTACCCACTGTAGCCGTTTGAGAACCGCTTTCCACCGGCGGCCGCCACTGCCATGAGAACGAGAGGATCAATGGATGGTAATACTTGTGAGATGGGAGAGGATTCAAGAACCTGGATGTGGAGGATCCATGGAAAACCGACTAAAAAGCAAGGGGCACAAGATGTGATCAAGGGGTGGTACCTGGATGTGGAGGATCCATGTAAAAGGATCTTAACCACAGTTTCGGATGGAGAGCAAGGATGGGAAGAGAAAACGCTGGCGCCATCCACAACCATATCTGCTTCATACCGACACCAGATGCGGAGTCAAGGGGTGGTACCTCTTGTTTCCGCCCAATCCATGTCGCTCCCCACCTACAGCCATGCCATTTTTTCAGAAGCAGCGGTTAGGTATGGAGGCAGAGGAGATCGATGGCGAGGAGAGCGGAATCGCCAGGGGAGGAGAAGATGCGGCGGCGGCAGCCCCCGAGGAAATTTGTGGATAGGTATGGCAGGATGcgacctccttttcctcttcttgcggtctaattttctctctctctcaaTGGAGCCAGCTATAGCTTGACACGTGGGCCAACGGTTGGAAACCAAGCAAAGCAGCACCCAACCCCAACGCGCAACGCGGCTATCGTGGAGCGCTCCTGGATGGGGCAAGCATACATGCACTTCATGTTTCTCAATGTATACAACAGTAGTGCCAACGATCCGGTAAGTCCGGATGGCCCACAAATGATGGTGGTGGCATATGGCTCAGCGGGCGGCTAAATTGCTGTTGATTGAAGATGAAAGAAGTTCATCCCAGATACAATGAGCCGTATCCATACATGACTACGCAAGGAGTCGGATCTAGAAGGTTCTCGGAAGGAGCCGGATCTTGAACGACAAGTTAGGAATATGTGTATCCTTGACGTGTACGGCAACGTAATGTTTCGTAAATATGTAACTTGTATCGGGTAGGTTCTATCCGTAGAAACCCTAGGATCCGGacgtctatataagccggatctcgGGAGACTTAgagacacaaccacaactcatagaTCGTCCACATAATTCTAGACAAATAGCACTAGGTCCTTCCTCCGTGCAGCGTGCTCTAGAGCTAGGTAACTCGCGTACTCCTGTCCCGATAGCTCTCCGCCCTGGCCTTATTTTCTCCTCCCTCCATGAGGATTCCTCCTCCGAGGTATTGTCGAGTAGGTAGCTACTCGGAGCTCGGTGAAAGTAATTTAGGACAATTAATGCACTATTTAGCCTGATATATCTTGGTATATCTTTAAAATAACTATTAACCCAATAATTTGGTCCAGAGGATAACTGTTACAAATTTATCTAGATTTGCATGTAGATCCtgcgataatatgaaatgaaacgaGGAAGTGTGTTTGGACAAATTCGACGGCTGAATCACATGCTCTGGAATCGCATCCCACGCGTATTTAAATTCTCCCCGGAGCGGAGCGGAGCAAAGCCCAGACCCAAAAAACACCAGAGGCCCAGAGCCAGAGGAAACGGCACTCAAGATGCTGTCCTCTTCCACGGCTTCCTCCCTCCGCCTCCACCAACCAACCagaccccaccgccgccgcccgccgtccCCGCCGGCGAGCCACCAATTCCGGTCGCCCGCCTCCCGCCGCCATCTCCCCTCCGTCCGCgcccggcgcggcggcggcggcaccatCCGCGCCATCGACGCCGCCCAGCCCTTCGACTACGAGTCCCGGGCGGCGGGGCTGCTGGAGGAGCGGCAGCGCCTCAAGATCGCCATCGTAGGCTTCGGCAACTTCGGGCAGTTCCTCGCCCGCACCTTCGCGCGGCAGGGGCACACGCTCCTGGCCCACTCCCGCTCCGActactccgccgccgccgcctccctggGCGCGTCCTACTTCCAGGACCCGCACGACCTCTGCGAGTGCCACCCGGACGTGGTCCTGCTCGCCACCTCCATCCTCTCCGCCGAGGCCGTCCTCCGCACGCTCCCGCTGCACCGCCTCCGCCGCAACACCCTCTTCGTCGACGTCCTCTCCGTCAAGGAGTTCCCCAAGAACCTGCTGCTCACCTCCCTCCCGGAGGACTTCGACGTCATCTGCACCCACCCCATGTTCGGCCCGGAGTCGGCCCGCGACGGCTGGGACGGCCTCCCCTTCGTGTTCGACAGGGTCCGCGTCGGCGACAGCCCCGCCCGCCGCGCCCGCGCCGACGTCTTCCTCAACATCTTCGAGCGCGAGGGCTGCCGCATGGTCGAGATGCCCTGCGCCGACCACGACGCGCACGCCGCCGAGACGCAGTTCCTCACCCACACCGTCGGCCGGATGCTCGCCACGCTCGACCTCCAGCCCACCCCCATCGACACCAAGGGCTACGAGACGCTGCTCCGACTCGTCGACAACACCTGCAGCGACAGCTTCGACCTCTACAACGGACTCTTCATGTACAACAAGAACTCCACCGAGCTGCTCAACCGCCTCGAGTCCGCCATGGACTCCGTCAAAAAGAGGCTCTTTGACGGCCTCCACGAGGTGCTCAggaagcagctcttcgagggcAAGGCATCGCCGCTCAACGCCGACGTGCACCGGAAGCCGCTCCTCCTGGAGGGCAAGGCCTCGCCGGCACCGCCCACCCCCAACAACACCGCTGTACACCTCAAGTAGGCCTCCCCCTCCTCTTCCAATGCCTGAATTTGATCCAGAGTGTATGCTCGATTTCTGATATCGCAGCTCACATAGCTTGCATTGCATTGTGTTGTATTGTACCAATTTGTATTTGCGCCGAGTGATTTCCCCTTTGGGGGAAAAATTGAATGTATGTATCCGAGTGATGTAGCAATAAACTTCACAGTCTGAAGAAAACCGAGGAATAAAATTGATAGTACTCAGTATAACCTTTCATCAAGGAGAATGAGGAGTAAAACTATTGGCTTTGCTTGTGTGCCACTGAGGATCTTGGATGAGTAAATTCTAGTGCCAAATCAATGGACTTTCTGACATTTGGATTTGGAAATCC
It includes:
- the LOC127312659 gene encoding arogenate dehydrogenase 2, chloroplastic-like, with product MLSSSTASSLRLHQPTRPHRRRPPSPPASHQFRSPASRRHLPSVRARRGGGGTIRAIDAAQPFDYESRAAGLLEERQRLKIAIVGFGNFGQFLARTFARQGHTLLAHSRSDYSAAAASLGASYFQDPHDLCECHPDVVLLATSILSAEAVLRTLPLHRLRRNTLFVDVLSVKEFPKNLLLTSLPEDFDVICTHPMFGPESARDGWDGLPFVFDRVRVGDSPARRARADVFLNIFEREGCRMVEMPCADHDAHAAETQFLTHTVGRMLATLDLQPTPIDTKGYETLLRLVDNTCSDSFDLYNGLFMYNKNSTELLNRLESAMDSVKKRLFDGLHEVLRKQLFEGKASPLNADVHRKPLLLEGKASPAPPTPNNTAVHLK